One genomic window of Medicago truncatula cultivar Jemalong A17 chromosome 1, MtrunA17r5.0-ANR, whole genome shotgun sequence includes the following:
- the LOC25485683 gene encoding helicase-like transcription factor CHR28 codes for MLDNVDNIIDSTWRLCALVGGWVSGLISKPYTKVVGSAFDGSISRLANERENRYLDYMDQCIYISSSDDELEEIVDPRRIPPIWASERNSDSRRAKSSNASSSNVFNHSQVKPNNQPGPSNGSTSQHQTVNSRISNSNGAGYEKMSSQQAFNRTLPPSFQSSASRALPPSSFAPNNRLSNSSSSQLHDAYKSRHHGVGPSSSGEKGFFRGNDGDRFMNQNGGTRALPPSLMLGKAITPPFASSSEMYRSGAGDERAPETDERLIYEAALQDISQPLKEADLPAGIMSVPLMRHQKIALAWMLQRENRSLHCLGGILADDQGLGKTISTIALILMQRQSQIKWKTDDPRNHKAEALNLDDDDENGSIDVEKEKLKNDEESNDAKPITEPSSSTQAPGRKRPAAGTLVVCPASVLRQWARELDEKVGDEKLSVLIFHGGSRTKDPVELAKYDVVLTTYSLVTNEVPKQPLVEEDDIDEKDGEKFGLSSDFSVNKKRKKLYNGSKKGKKGRKGLDGSSFDCGGALAKVGWFRVILDEAQTIKNHRTQMARACSSLRAKRRWCLSGTPIQNTIDDLYSYFRFLKYDPYAVYKSFYNTIKVPISRNSIQGYKKLQAVLRAIMLRRTKGTLLDGKPIITLPPKTINLEKVDFSYEERAFYKKLEADSRSQFKAYAAAGTVNQNYANILLMLLRLRQACDHPLLVKEYNSDPVGKDSVEMAKKLPKEMLINLFNSLETTSAICCVCNDPPDDSVISMCGHVFCYQCVSEHLTSDDNMCPAVHCKEQLGEDLVFSKATLRSCLCDDLGGSSSSNSSLVDYSLVQNSEYSSSKIKAVLEVLQSSCKLKTPGLLNTPEGNRDSLPSDDSDIEDFDSDVKVTKHTSKYSECTSGGPLKAIIFSQWTSMLDLVETSMEQSGVKYRRLDGRMTLTARDRAVKDFNTDPEITVMLMSLKAGNLGLNMVAACHVILLDLWWNPTTEDQAIDRAHRIGQTRPVTVTRITIKDTVEDRILALQEEKRKMVASAFGEDHAGGSGTRLTVDDLKYLFMV; via the exons ATGCTTGATAATGTGGACAACATTATCGACTCAACTTGGAGACTATGTGCTCTTGTAGGTGGTTGGGTTTCTGGTTTAATTTCAAAACCTTACACAAAAGTG GTTGGCTCTGCATTTGATGGTTCTATTTCTAGGTTGGCCAACGAAAGGGAAAATCGTTATTTAGATTACATGGATCAGTGTATATATATTAGTTCGTCGGATGATGAGTTGGAGGAAATTGTAGATCCTAGGAGGATTCCCCCAATATGGGCATCTGAAAGGAATTCAG ATTCAAGAAGGGCAAAAAGTTCAAACGCGAGCTCGTCTAACGTTTTTAATCATTCACAAGTTAAGCCCAATAATCAACCTGGTCCGAGCAATGGAAGCACAAGTCAGCATCAGACAGTAAATTCCCGAATTTCTAATTCCAATGGTGCCGGTTATGAGAAAATGTCATCTCAACAAGCTTTCAACAGGACCCTTCCACCATCTTTTCAATCATCTGCCTCAAGGGCTCTTCCACCTTCGTCATTTGCACCCAATAACAGATTAAGTAACTCAAGCAGCAGTCAGCTGCATGATGCATACAAGAGTCGTCACCATGGAGTAGGACCTAGCTCATCCGGTGAGAAGGGCTTTTTTCGAGGCAATGATGGAGATCGTTTCATGAATCAGAATGGTGGGACCAGGGCTCTTCCTCCATCTTTGATGCTTGGAAAGGCTATAACTCCACCATTTGCTAGTTCTAGTGAGATGTACCGCTCTGGAGCAGGTGATGAAAGGGCTCCTGAAACTGATGAGAGACTAATTTATGAAGCAGCATTACAG GATATCAGTCAACCATTAAAAGAAGCTGATTTACCTGCTGGTATAATGTCTGTACCTCTAATGAGACATCAG AAAATTGCACTGGCTTGGATGCTTCAGAGGGAAAACAGGAGTTTGCATTGCTTGGGGGGGATTTTGGCTGATGATCAG GGTCTTGGAAAGACAATTTCAACGATTGCTCTCATCCTAATGCAAAGGCAATCACAGATAAAATGGAAAACAGATGATCCACGCAACCATAAAGCTGAAGCCTTGaatttggatgatgatgatgagaatggTAGTATTGATGTGGAAAAGGAAAAGCTTAAAAATGATGAAGAATCCAATGATGCAAAACCTATTACTGAACCGAGTAGTTCAACACAGGCCCCAGGTAGGAAAAGGCCAGCTGCCGGTACACTGGTTGTCTGCCCTGCAAGTGTTCTTCGGCAGTGGGCCAGAGAGCTTGATGAGAAAGTTGGAGATGAAAAgctttctgttttgatttttcatgGGGGCAGTAGGACAAAGGATCCTGTTGAACTTGCAAAATATGACGTGGTTCTCACAACATACTCTCTTGTGACTAACGAAGTTCCCAAACAACCTTTAGTCGAGGAGGATGATATTGATGAAAAAGACGGGGAAAAGTTTGGCTTATCCTCCGATTTTTCTGTcaataaaaagaggaaaaagCTATATAATGGAAGTAAGAAGGGTAAAAAAGGTAGGAAGGGATTAGACGGCTCTTCTTTCGATTGCGGTGGCGCTCTTGCAAAAGTAGGTTGGTTTAGGGTTATTCTAGATGAAGCTCAAACGATAAAGAATCATAGGACTCAGATGGCTAGAGCTTGCTCCAGCCTTAGGGCAAAAAGAAGGTGGTGCTTGTCTGGCACGCCTATTCAGAATAccattgatgatttatatagtTACTTTAGGTTCCTGAAGTATGATCCTTATGCTGTGTATAAATCATTCTACAATACAATAAAAGTCCCAATATCCAGAAATTCTATTCAAGGTTACAAAAAACTTCAAGCAGTTTTGAGGGCCATAATGCTACGTCGTACAAAag GAACTTTGCTTGATGGCAAGCCTATAATCACTTTACCTCCTAAAACAATTAATCTGGAGAAGGTGGATTTCTCCTATGAGGAGCGGGCCTTCTACAAGAAGTTGGAAGCTGATTCACGTTCTCAATTTAAG GCATATGCAGCTGCTGGCACAGTAAATCAAAACTACGCAAATATTCTTTTAATGCTTTTACGTCTCCGTCAGGCTTGTGATCACCCGCTTCTTGTTAAAGAATATAATTCTGATCCTGTTGGGAAAGATTCTGTTGAAATGGCAAAAAAGCTTCCAAAGGAGATGCTGATCAATCTGTTTAATAGTCTGGAAACAACTTCCGCTATATGCTGTGTCTGCAAT GATCCACCTGATGACTCTGTTATTTCGATGTGTGGCCATGTTTTCTGTTATCAATGCGTGTCAGAACATTTGACAAGTGATGATAATATGTGCCCTGCAGTTCATTGTAAAGAACAACTTGGGGAAGATCTTGTTTTCTCCAAAGCAACTTTGAGGAGTTGCCTCTGTGACGATCTTGGTGGTAGTAGTTCTAGCAACTCGAGTCTTGTTGATTATTCCCTAGTACAGAACAGTGAGTACAGCTCATCTAAAATCAAAGCTGTCCTTGAGGTTCTGCAGTCAAGTTGTAAATTGAAGACTCCTGGCTTACTGAATACCCCCGAAGGCAATAGAGATTCACTGCCTTCTGATGATTCCGATATTGAAGATTTTGATTCAGATGTCAAGGTTACAAAACACACAAGTAAATATTCAGAGTGCACATCTGGAGGACCACTAAAGGCTATAATTTTTTCTCAGTGGACTAGCATGTTGGACTTGGTCGAGACATCAATGGAGCAATCTGGCGTCAAATACAGGAGACTTGATGGTAGGATGACTCTTACTGCGAGGGACAGAGCTGTTAAGGATTTCAATACTGATCCTGAG attACTGTTATGCTGATGTCACTAAAAGCAGGAAACCTTGGTTTAAATATGGTTGCCGCATGTCATGTTATTCTTTTGGACCTTTGGTGGAATCCAACTACTGAAGATCAAGCTATCGATCGAGCTCATAGAATTGGACAGACTCGTCCTGTTACTGTGACACGGATCACCATAAAAGATACAGTTGAAGATAGAATATTGGCTCTACAG gaagaaaagagaaaaatggtgGCATCTGCATTTGGCGAAGACCATGCTGGCGGTTCTGGAACTCGGCTTACTGTTGATGATCTGAAATATCTTTTCATGGTTTAG
- the LOC25485682 gene encoding protein ASPARTIC PROTEASE IN GUARD CELL 2, translating into MVFVLFLLSLLFLTTSTSIPTSSHSHNHSYPHFQRINVKQTIAETKLNLKPFHTTKQPQENKKSNAESMSEKSDAVSGKHKLKLLHRDKISAFNISGDHLSRFNARMERDSKRVTAVVRQIAGGVGYETEEFGSGVVSGMEQGSGEYFVRIGVGSPPKNQYVVVDSGSDIIWVQCQPCTQCYHQSDPVFNPEDSSSYAGVSCGSTVCSRVENAGCHEGRCRYEVSYGDGSYTKGTLALETITLGGTVIRNVAIGCGHRNQGMFVGAAGLLGLGSGPMSFVGQLGGQTGGTFSYCLVSRGTESSGSLEFGRESVPVGASWVSLIHNPRAPSFYYIGLSGLGVGGLRVPISEDIFRLNELGEGGVVMDTGTAVTRLPAAAYNAFRDAFVAQTTNLPKTSGVSIFDTCYDLNGFVTVRVPTISFYFLGGPILTLPARNFLIPVDSVGTFCFAFAPSSSGLSIIGNIQQEGIEISVDGANGYIGFGPNIC; encoded by the coding sequence ATggtatttgttttgtttcttctaTCATTGCTCTTTCTCACTACCTCAACTTCCATTCCAACCTCATCACATTCACATAACCATTCATACCCTCATTTCCAACGCATCAACGTGAAACAAACCATTGCAGAAACAAAGCTAAATTTGAAGCCTTTTCATACAACCAAACAACcccaagaaaacaaaaaatccaACGCTGAGTCCATGAGTGAAAAATCAGACGCAGTATCAGGAAAACACAAACTGAAGCTACTTCACAGAGATAAAATTTCTGCCTTTAACATTTCCGGTGATCATCTCAGCCGTTTCAATGCACGAATGGAGAGAGATTCCAAAAGGGTCACCGCCGTTGTGCGGCAAATCGCCGGTGGCGTCGGGTACGAAACAGAGGAGTTCGGGTCGGGTGTGGTTTCTGGTATGGAGCAAGGAAGTGGAGAGTATTTCGTAAGAATAGGAGTTGGAAGTCCACCAAAAAACCAATACGTGGTTGTTGATTCGGGTAGTGACATTATTTGGGTCCAGTGTCAACCATGTACCCAATGTTATCACCAATCCGACCCGGTTTTTAACCCGGAGGATTCTTCATCTTATGCTGGTGTGTCTTGCGGTTCCACCGTATGTAGCCGTGTGGAGAATGCTGGGTGTCATGAAGGGAGGTGCCGTTATGAGGTTTCTTATGGGGATGGGTCTTATACTAAAGGGACACTTGCCCTTGAGACTATTACATTGGGAGGAACTGTGATCCGAAACGTGGCTATCGGGTGTGGGCATAGGAATCAGGGTATGTTTGTTGGAGCAGCTGGGTTGTTGGGTCTTGGGAGTGGGCCCATGTCTTTTGTGGGCCAATTGGGTGGTCAGACGGGTGGTACATTTAGTTATTGTTTAGTGAGTCGGGGCACTGAATCGTCTGGGTCGCTAGAATTTGGACGTGAATCGGTGCCAGTGGGTGCTTCATGGGTTTCCCTGATTCATAATCCACGGGCTCCGAGTTTTTATTATATCGGGCTTTCGGGTCTTGGAGTTGGGGGGTTGAGGGTACCTATATCAGAGGATATTTTCCGGTTAAATGAATTGGGTGAGGGAGGGGTGGTCATGGACACCGGCACTGCCGTGACGAGGTTGCCTGCAGCGGCTTACAATGCATTTCGAGATGCATTTGTTGCTCAGACGACAAACTTACCCAAAACGTCAGGAGTATCCATATTTGACACATGTTATGATTTAAACGGGTTTGTGACGGTTCGGGTTCCAACcatatcattttatttcttgGGTGGGCCTATATTGACCCTTCCAGCTAGGAACTTCTTAATTCCAGTGGATAGTGTGGGAACTTTTTGCTTTGCATTTGCTCCTTCTTCTTCAGGACTTTCCATCATAGGAAACATCCAGCAAGAAGGGATTGAAATTTCAGTGGATGGAGCTAATGGATATATAGGATTTGGACCCAATATATGTTAA